A window of the Pseudomonas furukawaii genome harbors these coding sequences:
- the fnr gene encoding fumarate/nitrate reduction transcriptional regulator Fnr has protein sequence MSEIIKVRNVPQAHCKDCSLAALCLPLSLNMEDMDALDEIVKRGRPLKKGELLFRQGDAFGSVFAVRSGALKTFTVTDTGEEQITGFHLPSELVGLSGMDTELYPVSAQALETTSVCEIPFERLDELSVQLPQLRRQLMRVMSREIRDDQQMMLLLSKKTADERIATFLVNLSARFRARGFSANQFRLAMSRNEIGNYLGLAVETVSRVFTRFQQSGLIAAEGKEVHILDPIELCAMAGGSIES, from the coding sequence ATGTCCGAAATCATCAAGGTGCGCAACGTACCCCAGGCCCACTGCAAGGACTGCAGCCTGGCCGCCCTGTGCCTGCCTCTTTCGCTGAACATGGAGGACATGGATGCCCTGGACGAAATCGTCAAGCGCGGACGCCCCCTGAAGAAGGGCGAACTCCTGTTCCGCCAGGGCGACGCCTTCGGCTCGGTGTTCGCGGTGCGCTCCGGCGCCCTGAAGACCTTCACCGTGACCGACACCGGTGAGGAACAGATCACCGGTTTCCACCTGCCCAGCGAACTGGTGGGACTGTCCGGCATGGACACCGAACTCTACCCGGTCTCTGCCCAGGCCCTGGAGACCACCTCCGTCTGCGAGATTCCCTTCGAGCGGCTCGACGAGCTCTCCGTCCAGCTGCCACAGCTGCGCCGCCAGCTGATGAGGGTCATGAGCCGGGAAATCCGTGATGACCAGCAAATGATGCTGCTGCTCTCCAAGAAGACCGCCGACGAACGCATCGCCACCTTCCTGGTCAACCTGTCCGCCCGCTTCCGTGCGCGGGGCTTCTCGGCCAACCAGTTCCGCCTGGCCATGTCCCGCAATGAGATCGGCAACTACCTGGGCCTGGCCGTGGAGACCGTATCCCGCGTTTTCACCCGCTTCCAGCAGTCCGGGCTGATCGCGGCGGAAGGCAAGGAAGTCCACATCCTCGACCCCATCGAACTCTGCGCCATGGCCGGCGGCAGCATCGAAAGCTGA
- the ccoP gene encoding cytochrome-c oxidase, cbb3-type subunit III: MTSFWSWYVTLLTSATLVALTWLIFATRRGQRQESTEETVGHSFDGIEEYDNPLPKWWFMLFVGTLIFAVGYLVMYPGMGNWKGIFPGYNEVAEGKPFATGTTGWTGVHQWEKEMDKADKQYGPIFAKYAAMPIEEVAKDPQALKMGGRMFASYCSVCHGSDAKGAYGFPNLTDNDWRWGGEAATIKTTIMGGRHGVMPAWGEVLGEQGVRDVAAFVRVGLDGRDLPKDAKADPEAGKAIFAANCVACHGPEGKGTPAMGAPNLTHPSAFIYGSSFAQLQQTIRYGRQGVMPAQENILGNDKVHLLAAYVYSLSQKPAAEGEAK, from the coding sequence ATGACTTCGTTCTGGAGTTGGTACGTCACCCTGCTGACCAGCGCCACGCTGGTAGCACTGACCTGGCTGATCTTCGCCACCCGTCGTGGCCAGCGTCAGGAAAGCACCGAAGAAACCGTTGGCCATTCCTTCGACGGCATCGAGGAATACGACAACCCGCTGCCCAAGTGGTGGTTCATGCTGTTCGTCGGCACCCTGATCTTCGCCGTCGGCTACCTGGTCATGTACCCGGGCATGGGCAACTGGAAAGGCATCTTCCCCGGCTACAACGAAGTGGCCGAAGGCAAGCCGTTCGCCACGGGCACCACTGGCTGGACTGGCGTTCACCAGTGGGAAAAGGAGATGGACAAGGCTGACAAGCAGTACGGCCCGATCTTCGCCAAGTACGCCGCCATGCCCATCGAGGAAGTGGCCAAGGATCCGCAGGCACTGAAGATGGGCGGCCGCATGTTCGCCTCCTACTGCTCCGTGTGCCACGGCTCCGACGCCAAGGGCGCCTACGGCTTCCCCAACCTGACCGACAACGACTGGCGCTGGGGCGGCGAAGCCGCGACCATCAAGACCACCATCATGGGCGGTCGCCATGGCGTGATGCCGGCCTGGGGCGAAGTGCTGGGCGAGCAGGGTGTTCGCGACGTCGCCGCCTTCGTTCGCGTAGGCCTCGATGGCCGCGACCTGCCGAAGGACGCCAAGGCCGATCCGGAAGCGGGCAAGGCGATCTTCGCCGCCAACTGCGTGGCCTGCCACGGTCCGGAAGGCAAAGGCACCCCGGCCATGGGCGCCCCGAACCTGACCCATCCGAGCGCGTTCATCTACGGCAGCAGCTTCGCGCAGCTGCAGCAGACCATCCGCTACGGCCGCCAGGGCGTCATGCCCGCCCAGGAGAACATCCTCGGCAACGACAAGGTGCACCTGCTGGCTGCCTACGTGTACAGCCTGTCGCAGAAACCCGCTGCGGAAGGCGAAGCCAAGTAA
- the ccoS gene encoding cbb3-type cytochrome oxidase assembly protein CcoS codes for MPALYILIPVAIGLVGFAIWLFFWAVDSGQYDDLDGPAHSILFDDEDPKHQAGIAEAERNEQQPPDDQDKPRG; via the coding sequence ATGCCCGCGCTCTATATCCTGATCCCCGTCGCAATCGGCCTGGTCGGATTCGCCATCTGGCTGTTCTTCTGGGCCGTGGACAGCGGCCAGTACGACGACCTCGATGGGCCCGCCCACAGCATCCTGTTCGACGACGAAGACCCCAAGCACCAGGCCGGCATCGCCGAAGCCGAACGCAACGAGCAGCAGCCGCCGGACGACCAGGACAAGCCCCGTGGCTGA
- the ccoO gene encoding cytochrome-c oxidase, cbb3-type subunit II — MKQHELVEKNIGLLALFMVIAVSIGGLVQIVPLFFQDVTNTPVEGMKPRTALELEGRDIYIREGCVGCHSQMVRPFRAETERYGHYSVAGESVWDHPFLWGSKRTGPDLARVGGRYSDDWHRAHLYNPRNVVPESKMPSYPWLVENKLDGKDTAAKMEALRKLGVPYTDDDIAGAREAVKGKTEMDALVAYLQGLGTAIKNKR, encoded by the coding sequence ATGAAGCAACACGAATTAGTCGAGAAGAACATCGGCCTGCTGGCGCTGTTCATGGTGATCGCCGTGAGCATCGGTGGCCTGGTGCAGATCGTCCCGCTGTTCTTCCAGGACGTGACCAACACCCCGGTGGAAGGCATGAAGCCGCGCACCGCCCTGGAACTGGAAGGCCGTGACATCTACATCCGCGAGGGCTGCGTTGGCTGCCACTCGCAGATGGTTCGTCCGTTCCGTGCCGAGACCGAGCGCTACGGCCACTACTCCGTCGCCGGCGAAAGCGTCTGGGACCACCCCTTCCTGTGGGGCTCCAAGCGTACCGGTCCGGACCTGGCCCGCGTGGGCGGCCGTTACTCCGACGACTGGCACCGCGCGCACCTGTACAACCCGCGCAACGTAGTCCCCGAGTCGAAGATGCCCTCCTACCCCTGGCTGGTCGAGAACAAGCTGGATGGCAAGGACACCGCCGCCAAGATGGAAGCGCTGCGCAAGCTGGGCGTGCCCTACACCGACGACGACATCGCCGGTGCTCGCGAAGCGGTCAAGGGCAAGACCGAAATGGACGCGCTGGTCGCGTACCTGCAAGGTCTGGGCACTGCAATCAAGAACAAACGGTAA
- the ccoN gene encoding cytochrome-c oxidase, cbb3-type subunit I: protein MSTAISQTAYNYKVVRQFAIMTVIWGVIGMGLGVFIAAQLVWPELNLNLPWTSFGRLRPLHTNAVIFAFGGCALFATSYYVVQRTCQTRLVSDSLAAFTFWGWQAVIVLAVITLPLGFTSSKEYAELEWPIDILLGLVWITYCVVFFGTILKRKTKHIYVGNWFFGAFILVTAMLHIVNSMEMPVTLFKSYSMYAGATDAMIQWWYGHNAVGFFLTTGFLGMMYYFVPKQAERPIYSYRLSIVHFWALITLYIWAGPHHLHYTALPDWAQSLGMAMSLILLAPSWGGMINGMMSLSGAWHKLRSDPILRFLVVSLAFYGMSTFEGPMMAIKTVNALSHYTDWTIGHVHAGALGWVAMISIGSLYHLIPKVFGREQMHSVGLINAHFWLATIGTVLYIASMWVNGITQGLMWRAVNEDGTLTYSFVEALEASHAGYLVRMIGGAFFVTGMLLMAYNTYRTVRAAKPAEYDAGAQIPQGAH from the coding sequence ATGAGCACAGCAATCAGTCAGACTGCTTATAACTATAAGGTGGTCCGCCAGTTCGCCATTATGACGGTGATCTGGGGGGTCATAGGGATGGGTCTAGGCGTGTTCATCGCCGCACAACTCGTGTGGCCGGAACTCAACCTGAACCTGCCCTGGACTTCGTTCGGCCGCCTGCGTCCCCTGCATACCAACGCGGTGATCTTCGCCTTCGGCGGATGCGCCCTGTTCGCCACTTCCTACTATGTGGTGCAGCGCACCTGCCAGACCCGCCTGGTATCCGACAGTCTGGCCGCCTTCACCTTCTGGGGTTGGCAAGCCGTGATCGTGCTGGCCGTGATCACCCTGCCGCTGGGTTTCACCTCCTCCAAGGAGTACGCCGAGCTGGAGTGGCCGATCGACATCCTCCTGGGTCTCGTCTGGATCACCTACTGCGTGGTGTTCTTCGGCACCATCCTCAAGCGCAAGACCAAGCACATCTACGTGGGTAACTGGTTTTTCGGCGCCTTCATCCTGGTAACCGCCATGCTGCACATCGTGAACAGCATGGAAATGCCGGTGACCCTGTTCAAGTCGTACTCCATGTACGCCGGGGCAACCGACGCCATGATCCAGTGGTGGTACGGCCACAACGCGGTGGGTTTCTTCCTGACCACCGGCTTCCTGGGGATGATGTATTACTTCGTGCCCAAGCAGGCCGAGCGCCCGATCTACTCCTACCGCCTGTCCATCGTGCACTTCTGGGCGCTGATCACCCTGTACATCTGGGCCGGTCCGCACCACCTGCACTACACCGCCCTGCCGGACTGGGCCCAGTCCCTCGGCATGGCCATGTCCCTGATCCTGCTGGCTCCGAGCTGGGGCGGCATGATCAACGGCATGATGAGCCTCTCCGGCGCCTGGCATAAGCTGCGCTCCGACCCCATCCTGCGCTTCCTGGTGGTGTCCCTGGCCTTCTACGGCATGTCCACCTTCGAAGGCCCGATGATGGCCATCAAGACCGTGAACGCCCTGTCCCACTACACCGACTGGACCATCGGCCACGTACACGCCGGCGCCCTCGGCTGGGTGGCGATGATCTCCATCGGCTCCCTGTACCACCTGATCCCGAAAGTGTTCGGCCGTGAGCAGATGCACAGCGTTGGCCTGATCAACGCCCACTTCTGGCTGGCCACCATCGGCACCGTGCTCTACATCGCCTCCATGTGGGTCAACGGCATCACCCAGGGCCTGATGTGGCGCGCAGTCAACGAAGACGGCACCCTCACCTACTCCTTCGTCGAAGCCCTGGAAGCCAGCCATGCGGGCTACCTGGTGCGCATGATCGGCGGCGCCTTCTTCGTGACCGGCATGCTGCTGATGGCCTACAACACCTACCGCACCGTACGCGCCGCCAAGCCGGCCGAGTACGACGCGGGCGCCCAGATTCCGCAAGGAGCTCACTAA
- the hemN gene encoding oxygen-independent coproporphyrinogen III oxidase, translated as MLDDIRWDAGLIRRYDTPGPRYTSYPTAVQFSHKVGSFDLLHALRDSRKARRPLSLYVHVPFCANICYYCACNKVITKDRGRALPYLERLEREIELIACHLDPQQRVEQLHFGGGTPTFLSHDELRRLMGHLRSHFRLLDDDSGDYGIEIDPREADWSTMGLLRELGFNRVSLGVQDLDPAVQRAVNRLQSLEETRAIVEAARTLQFRSLNLDLIYGLPRQNPDGFARTLDEVIALQPDRLSIFNYAHLPERFMPQRRIRSEDLPSAAQKLEMLQRSIEQLRAAGYRYIGMDHFALPDDELAIAQEDGRLQRNFQGYTTHGHCDLIGLGVSAISQIGDLYCQNNAQLNDYQNALENGLLATSRGLVCDEDDRIRRAVIQQLICEFELEFATIERRFNIEFRGYFGEIWPQLEQMHHDRLIDLRENRIDVLPAGRLLVRSLCMLFDHYLNRQDQQRFSRVI; from the coding sequence ATGCTCGACGATATCCGCTGGGACGCCGGCCTCATCCGCCGCTACGACACCCCAGGCCCGCGCTACACCTCCTATCCCACCGCCGTGCAGTTCAGTCACAAGGTGGGCTCCTTCGACCTGCTCCATGCACTGAGGGACAGCCGCAAGGCACGACGCCCGCTGTCCCTCTACGTGCATGTGCCCTTCTGCGCGAACATTTGCTACTACTGCGCGTGCAACAAGGTCATCACCAAGGACCGGGGGCGCGCCCTGCCCTACCTCGAGCGCCTGGAGCGCGAGATCGAACTGATCGCCTGCCACCTCGACCCGCAACAGCGCGTCGAACAGCTGCATTTCGGGGGCGGCACCCCGACCTTCCTCAGCCACGATGAACTGCGTCGGTTGATGGGCCACCTCCGCAGTCACTTCAGGCTGCTGGACGACGACTCCGGCGACTACGGCATCGAGATCGACCCCCGGGAGGCCGACTGGTCCACCATGGGACTGCTGCGGGAGCTGGGCTTCAACCGCGTCAGCCTGGGCGTGCAGGACCTCGATCCCGCCGTGCAGCGGGCGGTGAACCGCCTGCAGAGCCTGGAAGAGACCCGCGCCATCGTCGAGGCCGCGCGCACCCTGCAATTCCGCTCGCTCAACCTGGACCTGATCTACGGTCTGCCCCGCCAGAATCCGGACGGCTTCGCGCGGACCCTGGACGAAGTGATCGCCCTGCAACCCGACCGGTTGTCCATCTTCAACTACGCCCACCTGCCCGAGCGCTTCATGCCGCAACGGCGCATCCGCAGCGAGGACCTGCCCAGCGCCGCGCAGAAGCTGGAAATGCTCCAGCGCAGCATCGAGCAGTTGCGCGCCGCCGGCTATCGCTACATCGGCATGGACCACTTCGCCCTGCCCGATGACGAACTGGCCATCGCCCAGGAGGACGGCCGCCTGCAGCGCAACTTCCAGGGCTATACCACCCACGGCCACTGCGACCTGATCGGCCTGGGGGTCTCGGCGATCAGCCAGATCGGCGATCTCTACTGCCAGAACAATGCGCAACTGAACGACTACCAGAACGCGCTGGAGAACGGGCTGCTGGCCACCTCCCGTGGCCTGGTCTGTGATGAGGACGATCGCATTCGCCGGGCTGTGATCCAGCAGCTGATCTGCGAATTCGAGCTGGAGTTCGCCACCATCGAACGGCGCTTCAACATTGAATTTCGTGGCTACTTCGGCGAGATCTGGCCGCAACTGGAGCAGATGCACCACGACAGGCTGATCGACCTGCGCGAGAACCGCATCGACGTGCTGCCCGCTGGCCGTCTGCTGGTGCGCTCGCTGTGCATGCTGTTCGACCACTACCTCAATCGCCAGGACCAGCAACGCTTTTCCCGGGTCATCTGA
- a CDS encoding sulfite exporter TauE/SafE family protein: MAELLPLLLSALILGLLGGGHCLGMCGGLMGALTLAIPKEQRARRLRLLLAYNLGRILSYTTAGLLIGLAGWAIANSPAATALRVLAATLLVCMGLYLAGWWSGLTRIEALGRGLWRHIQPVASRLLPVSSLPRALLLGGLWGWLPCGLVYSTLLWAASQGSATDSALLMFAFGLGTLPILVATGLAAERLTALLRRRGVRIAGGLLVILFGLWTLPGPHQAWLMGHGGHQDASASAPRHSH; this comes from the coding sequence GTGGCTGAACTCCTTCCACTGCTGCTTTCCGCGCTGATCCTGGGCCTGCTGGGTGGCGGTCATTGCCTGGGCATGTGTGGCGGCCTGATGGGCGCCCTGACCCTCGCGATCCCGAAAGAGCAGCGCGCCCGCCGCCTGCGCCTCCTGCTCGCCTATAACCTGGGCCGCATCCTCAGCTACACCACCGCTGGGCTTCTCATCGGCCTCGCCGGATGGGCCATCGCCAACAGCCCCGCAGCCACCGCGCTGCGCGTCCTGGCGGCGACACTGCTGGTCTGCATGGGGCTTTACCTGGCCGGCTGGTGGAGCGGACTGACGCGGATCGAAGCCCTGGGGCGAGGGCTCTGGCGCCATATCCAGCCGGTCGCCAGCCGCCTGCTGCCCGTCTCCAGCCTGCCTCGCGCCCTGCTCCTGGGCGGTCTCTGGGGCTGGCTGCCCTGCGGCCTGGTCTACAGCACCCTGCTCTGGGCCGCCAGCCAGGGCTCGGCCACCGACAGCGCGCTGCTGATGTTCGCCTTTGGCCTTGGCACCCTGCCGATCCTGGTGGCCACCGGCCTGGCCGCCGAGCGCCTGACCGCCCTGCTGCGGAGACGCGGCGTGCGCATCGCCGGGGGCCTGCTGGTGATCCTGTTCGGCCTCTGGACCCTGCCTGGCCCGCACCAGGCCTGGCTCATGGGACACGGCGGGCATCAGGACGCGAGTGCCAGCGCACCTCGGCATAGCCACTGA
- a CDS encoding FixH family protein produces MQSETPSTWYKQPWPWFILAILGTSVVLGTTMLVIATRNPPSLVADNYYEVGKGINTSLERENLAKELGMRASLSLDEETGNVDLELVGKSRPQQVVLSLLSPTQPEKDRRVVLQPQADGHYRGHLEEPVSGRRFVELIGQEQGRDWRLFEEETLTRGSVVQLGE; encoded by the coding sequence ATGCAGTCCGAAACGCCCAGCACCTGGTACAAGCAACCCTGGCCCTGGTTCATCCTGGCCATCCTCGGCACCTCGGTGGTGCTCGGCACCACCATGCTGGTGATCGCCACCCGCAACCCGCCGAGCCTGGTGGCCGACAACTACTACGAGGTCGGCAAGGGCATCAACACCTCGCTGGAACGGGAGAACCTGGCCAAGGAACTGGGCATGCGCGCCAGCCTGAGCCTGGACGAGGAGACCGGCAACGTCGACCTGGAGCTGGTGGGCAAGAGCCGTCCGCAGCAGGTGGTGCTGAGCCTGCTCTCCCCCACCCAGCCGGAGAAGGATCGCCGCGTCGTTCTCCAGCCCCAGGCCGACGGTCATTACCGAGGCCACCTGGAGGAGCCGGTCAGCGGCCGTCGCTTCGTCGAGCTGATCGGCCAGGAGCAGGGCCGGGACTGGCGCCTGTTCGAAGAAGAAACCCTGACCCGGGGCAGTGTCGTCCAGCTCGGCGAATGA
- a CDS encoding CcoQ/FixQ family Cbb3-type cytochrome c oxidase assembly chaperone, translating into MDIGTLRGIGTFVVFVAFIGVVLWAYSSKRKSSFDEAANLPFADEPKSSERDEHASRSNKE; encoded by the coding sequence ATGGATATCGGGACTCTCCGCGGCATAGGCACCTTCGTGGTCTTCGTCGCCTTTATCGGCGTCGTGCTCTGGGCCTACAGCAGCAAGCGCAAGAGCAGCTTCGACGAAGCCGCCAACCTGCCCTTCGCGGATGAGCCCAAGTCCTCCGAGCGCGACGAGCACGCCTCTAGGAGTAACAAAGAATGA
- the ccoG gene encoding cytochrome c oxidase accessory protein CcoG: MSEQIPVKNITPPPAKGGESTDLYASREKIYTRAFTGIFRNLRMAGGTFLFLLYFGTVWLSWNDRQAVWWNLPERKFYIFGATFWPQDFVLLSWLLIICAFGLFFITVFAGRVWCGYTCPQSVWTWIFMWCEKVTEGDRNQRMKLDKAPMSGQKLARKSAKHGLWLLIGFATGMTFVGYFTPIRDLVIEFFTGEASGWAYFWVGFFTLATYGNAGWLREQVCIYMCPYARFQSVMFDKDTLIVSYDPRRGETRGPRKKGIDYKAQGLGDCIDCTMCVQVCPTGIDIRDGLQIECIGCAACIDACDGIMEKMNYPKGLISYTTEHNLNGQTTHLLRPRLIGYAIALVAMIGLFAYAVAIRSLVELDVIKDRVLYRENEQGRIENVYTLKIMNKSQADQTFVIEAEGLDGLVYEGKREVRADAGEVLSVPVELSIEPDGLPSSTNKILFRVHSADDPSIKTDADSRFIGPSVR, from the coding sequence ATGAGCGAACAGATTCCCGTCAAGAACATTACCCCTCCCCCGGCAAAGGGCGGTGAAAGCACCGACCTCTACGCCAGTCGCGAAAAGATCTACACACGCGCCTTCACCGGCATCTTCCGCAACCTGCGCATGGCAGGCGGCACCTTTCTCTTCCTGCTCTACTTCGGCACGGTCTGGCTCAGCTGGAACGACCGCCAGGCCGTCTGGTGGAACCTGCCCGAGCGCAAGTTCTACATCTTCGGCGCCACCTTCTGGCCCCAGGACTTCGTACTCCTCTCCTGGCTACTGATCATCTGCGCCTTCGGACTCTTCTTCATCACCGTCTTCGCCGGACGCGTCTGGTGTGGCTACACCTGCCCCCAGAGTGTCTGGACCTGGATCTTCATGTGGTGCGAGAAGGTCACCGAAGGCGATCGCAACCAGCGCATGAAGCTGGACAAGGCCCCCATGAGCGGCCAGAAGCTCGCGCGCAAGTCCGCCAAGCATGGCCTGTGGCTGCTGATCGGTTTCGCCACCGGCATGACCTTCGTCGGCTACTTCACGCCGATCCGTGACCTGGTCATCGAGTTCTTCACGGGCGAGGCCAGCGGCTGGGCCTACTTCTGGGTCGGCTTCTTCACCCTCGCCACCTACGGCAACGCCGGCTGGCTGCGCGAGCAGGTGTGCATCTACATGTGCCCCTACGCCCGCTTCCAGAGCGTGATGTTCGACAAGGACACCCTGATCGTGTCCTACGATCCCCGCCGTGGCGAAACCCGCGGTCCGCGCAAGAAAGGCATCGACTACAAGGCCCAGGGCCTGGGCGACTGCATCGACTGCACCATGTGCGTCCAGGTCTGCCCCACCGGCATCGACATCCGCGACGGCCTGCAGATCGAGTGCATCGGCTGCGCCGCCTGCATCGACGCCTGCGACGGGATCATGGAGAAGATGAACTACCCGAAAGGGCTCATCAGCTACACCACCGAACACAACCTCAACGGCCAGACGACTCACCTGCTACGTCCGCGCCTGATCGGTTACGCTATCGCCCTCGTCGCGATGATCGGCCTCTTCGCCTACGCCGTGGCCATCCGTTCCCTGGTGGAGCTGGACGTCATCAAGGACCGTGTCCTGTACCGCGAGAACGAGCAGGGTCGGATCGAGAACGTCTACACCCTGAAGATCATGAACAAGTCCCAGGCAGACCAGACCTTCGTCATCGAAGCGGAAGGCCTCGACGGGCTGGTGTACGAAGGCAAGCGGGAAGTCCGTGCCGACGCGGGCGAAGTGCTCTCGGTACCGGTGGAATTGTCCATCGAACCCGACGGGTTGCCGTCCAGCACCAACAAGATCCTCTTCCGCGTCCACAGCGCGGATGACCCCAGCATCAAGACCGACGCCGACAGCCGCTTCATCGGCCCCAGCGTCCGCTAA
- a CDS encoding heavy metal translocating P-type ATPase — protein sequence MSAPQPCYHCGLPVPTGSRFHARVLGETRAMCCPGCQAVAEAIVAGGLENYYRHRSDTAANPDALPRELPDELALYDRTEVQQPFVEHRGELSETCLLIEGISCAACGWLIEKHLRTLPGVAEASLNLSNHRLQVRWSDSQLPLSQLLKELRKIGYAGHPYKADEAAERLADENRRAMRQLGVAGLLWMQVMMAAMATWPEFNIDLSPELDTILRWVSLFLTTPIVFYCCGQFFRGALRDLRTRHLTMDVSVSLAIGGAYVAGIWSTITGVGELYFDAVGMFALFLLAGRYLERRARERTAAATAQLVNLLPASCLRLGSDGQSERILLSELKVGDRVLVPPGALLPADGRILSGQSSVDESLLTGEYLPHPRTEGDAVTAGTLNVEGPLTVEVQALGDDTRLSAIVRLLDRAQADKPRLAEVADQVAQWFLLIVLAAASLVGILWWQIDPDRAFWVVLSLLVATCPCALALATPTALTTATGSLHKLGLLLTRGHVLEGLNQIDTVIFDKTGTLTEGRLTLSAIHPLGRLDRDRCLSLAAALENRSEHPIARAFGRAPQAAEQVDSIPGRGLEGRVGDQRLRIGQPGFVAELAGQPTPAIPGDQGQWLLLGDEQGPLAWFVLDDRLREDASALLDACRERGWKTLLLSGDSSPMVTGIARELGIEDARGGLTPDAKLDVLRDLHQRGHKVLMLGDGVNDVPVLAGADISVAMGSATDLAKTSADAVLLSNRLGSLVQAFSLARRTRRIIVENLAWATLYNGLVLPFAALGWITPLWAAFGMSVSSLLVVINALRLARS from the coding sequence ATGAGTGCGCCCCAGCCCTGCTATCACTGCGGCCTGCCGGTTCCCACCGGCAGCCGTTTCCACGCCCGCGTGCTGGGAGAGACGCGGGCCATGTGCTGCCCGGGCTGCCAGGCTGTGGCCGAAGCCATCGTCGCCGGCGGCCTGGAAAACTACTACCGCCACCGCAGCGATACCGCCGCCAACCCCGACGCCCTTCCCCGCGAACTGCCGGACGAACTGGCCCTCTATGACCGCACCGAGGTGCAGCAGCCCTTCGTCGAACATCGGGGCGAGCTCAGCGAGACCTGCCTCCTGATCGAGGGCATCAGTTGCGCCGCCTGCGGCTGGCTGATCGAAAAGCACCTGCGCACCCTGCCCGGCGTCGCCGAGGCCAGCCTCAACCTGTCCAACCATCGCCTCCAGGTGCGCTGGTCCGACAGCCAGCTGCCCCTCAGCCAGTTGCTCAAGGAGCTGCGCAAGATCGGCTACGCCGGCCATCCCTACAAGGCCGACGAGGCCGCCGAGCGCCTGGCCGACGAGAACCGCCGCGCCATGCGCCAGCTGGGCGTGGCGGGCCTGCTGTGGATGCAGGTGATGATGGCGGCCATGGCCACCTGGCCGGAGTTCAACATCGACCTGTCGCCTGAGCTGGATACCATCCTGCGCTGGGTCAGCCTGTTCCTCACCACCCCCATCGTCTTCTACTGTTGCGGCCAGTTCTTCCGCGGCGCCCTGCGGGACCTGCGCACCCGCCACCTGACCATGGACGTCTCGGTCTCCCTCGCCATTGGCGGTGCCTACGTCGCGGGCATCTGGTCCACCATCACCGGCGTCGGCGAACTCTACTTCGACGCGGTGGGCATGTTCGCCCTGTTCCTCCTCGCCGGTCGTTATCTGGAGCGCCGGGCCCGGGAGCGCACAGCGGCCGCCACGGCGCAGCTGGTGAACCTGCTGCCCGCCTCCTGCCTGCGGCTCGGCAGCGATGGCCAGAGCGAACGGATCCTGCTCAGCGAACTGAAGGTCGGTGACCGTGTGCTGGTACCGCCAGGCGCCCTGCTTCCCGCCGACGGTCGCATCCTCTCCGGCCAATCCAGCGTCGATGAGTCGCTGCTCACCGGCGAGTACCTGCCCCATCCGCGCACCGAAGGTGACGCCGTCACCGCCGGCACCCTCAATGTGGAAGGCCCCCTCACCGTCGAGGTCCAGGCGCTGGGCGACGACACCCGCCTTTCCGCCATCGTCCGCCTGCTGGACCGCGCCCAGGCCGACAAGCCTCGCCTGGCGGAAGTGGCCGACCAGGTCGCCCAATGGTTCCTGCTGATCGTCCTCGCCGCCGCCTCCCTCGTCGGCATCCTCTGGTGGCAGATCGATCCCGACCGGGCCTTCTGGGTCGTGCTATCCCTGCTCGTGGCGACCTGCCCTTGCGCCCTGGCCCTCGCCACGCCGACCGCGCTGACCACCGCCACCGGCAGCCTGCACAAGCTGGGCCTGCTGCTCACCCGGGGCCACGTGCTCGAAGGCCTGAACCAGATCGATACGGTGATCTTCGACAAGACCGGCACCCTCACCGAGGGACGCCTGACCCTGAGCGCCATCCACCCCCTGGGCCGCCTCGATCGGGACCGCTGCCTGAGCCTGGCCGCCGCCCTCGAGAACCGCTCCGAGCACCCCATCGCTCGTGCCTTCGGCCGCGCCCCCCAGGCCGCCGAGCAGGTGGACAGCATCCCTGGCCGCGGCCTCGAAGGCCGTGTCGGCGACCAACGCCTGCGTATCGGCCAGCCCGGGTTCGTCGCCGAACTCGCCGGGCAGCCGACTCCCGCGATTCCCGGCGACCAGGGCCAGTGGTTGCTGCTGGGCGACGAGCAGGGCCCCCTGGCCTGGTTCGTTCTCGACGACCGCCTCCGTGAAGACGCCTCCGCCCTGCTCGACGCCTGCCGTGAGCGAGGCTGGAAGACCCTGCTGCTGTCCGGCGACAGTTCCCCCATGGTGACGGGCATCGCGCGGGAGCTCGGCATCGAGGATGCCCGAGGCGGCCTCACGCCTGACGCCAAGCTCGACGTGCTGCGCGACCTGCACCAGCGCGGCCACAAGGTCCTGATGCTGGGGGACGGCGTGAACGACGTGCCGGTGCTGGCCGGCGCCGACATCAGCGTCGCCATGGGCAGCGCCACGGATCTCGCCAAGACCAGCGCCGACGCGGTGCTCCTCTCCAACCGGCTGGGCAGCCTGGTGCAGGCGTTCTCCCTGGCCCGTCGGACCCGTCGGATCATCGTCGAGAACCTGGCCTGGGCGACCCTGTACAATGGCTTGGTTCTGCCCTTCGCCGCCCTCGGCTGGATCACCCCCCTCTGGGCCGCGTTCGGCATGTCGGTCAGCTCGCTGCTGGTGGTGATCAACGCCTTGCGGCTGGCCAGAAGCTAA